In Paraburkholderia youngii, the genomic stretch GAGTCGATCGCCGAGCGGCCCCCAGAACAGGCCGCCTAACGGACGCACGAGAAACGAAATGGCGAACGTCGCGAGTGCGAATAACGTAGCCTGTGAAGTGCTGCCGGGGAACAACGCGGCCGAAATGTAACTGAGGCCATAGGCGTAGATACCGTAGTCGAACCACTCGGTTGCATTGCCGAGCGCCGATGCGGCGATCGCGCGTCGCAGCAAGCTGCGCGCTTGCGCTTGCGGTTGCGCGCTCTGCGCGGTCCATGAATGTGCGTAATGCATGTCTCCTCCTGGGATGTCTCTATGCGACACAGGCAACGTCGCCCGAATCCACGATACCGGCGGCACGCTTCCGCAACGATGTTCTAGGACGATGCAGGCATCGGGGTTTTCCATAAAGCCCGCCCTGGATGCGGTAATCCGTACGCGTGCGTGGGCGATACGTCGTGCGCGATCGGGAAAAACAACACGATTCGGGTGCAATGCACGCTTTAAAATTTCAAGCCGTCGTTCGTTCTACCGATAAGCATTCGAGTGCGAGGCCAACCGGTGAAAGCAGCGCTCTGCATATGTATCACCGCTTTGTCGATGCCATCGGCAGGGTGTTACGCCGAATCGGCCAGCTATCCGCCATTGCCGGCGCTCAACATCGATATCTCGCAGACCTCCGTCTCCGGCCTCTCGGCGGGAGGGTTCATGGCGGTGCAACTGGCGGTCGCGTACTCGTCGATCATCAAGGGCGTGGGCGTCGTTGCGGCCGGTCCGTACTATTGCTCGCGAAACAGCCTTCTGATCGCCACCACCCGGTGCTCATGCACCATCCGACCGGCGAGCGCCTGCCGGGTCTCGCCTGACAGCACCAATGTGCCACGGCTCGTCTCGATGGCCAAAACGTTTTCGGCCAGTCGCCTGATCGACGATGTCGCCAGCATCATGGGCCAACGAATCGTCACGATATCGGGAGCGAAAGATGCGACCGTGCCTGCGCCCATCGTCGCCCAGTTGCAGGCGTTCTATGCGGCACTCGGCGTGCCGGCACAGAACATGACTCAAATCGGCATTGCCGATGCGGGCCACACGATGCCCACCATCGACTATGGCGTGGCCTGCGCAAAAAGCGAATCGCCTTTCATCGGCAAGTGCGATGTCGATGGCGCGAAGCAGATACTGGGCTGGATCTACGGACCTGCTCCGCTCGCGCCGCCTGCCGCGGCAACGCCATCGGGACGCTTCATCCGCTTCGATCAGAGCCGTTATCTACCGGCCAGCCAGCCAGCGAGCATTTTGCGCAGGACGGGCATGGACGCCACCGGATGGCTGTATGTACCGAGCACATGCAATGCCGGAGCACCGTGCCGGCTGCAAGTTGCGCTGCATGGCTGCCGGCAGGGGCAGGCGTATGTCCCGCTCGGCTCACCGACCGGGCTCTCCTACGGAACCACGTTCGTCCGGCACGCCGGCTATACGCAGTGGGCGGACAACAACCGGATCGTCGTGCTGTATCCGCAGGCGGTATCGATTCCAATAACCAACCCGAACGGATGCTGGGACTGGTGGGGATATACCGGCCGACATTTCGCCGATCAGCAAGGCGTTCAGATGCGCGCGATCCGCAACATGATCGAACGATTAACGTCGGGCGCAAGCCACTGAGTGGCTGAAAGCCCAACGTCATTCGTATCAGCGCATCAGCAACGGCAGCGTCATCAAACGCCCCTGCTCCGGCCTCGCGTCGTTCTCGCCGCACAGCCGCAAACACATCCATGCGGTCGCGAGATTGCTGCTGACCACCGGCTTGGCCGTAGCCTCTTCGATTCGCGCGATGATCCGCGCGGCTCGCACAGCGGTGCATGAGATAAACAACGCGTCGGAGTCCCGCGCCGTCGCTTCGCGCGCAAAGGCGACGATATCGTCGTGCGAAATCCGTGCCATCTCCCGGTCGTCGGTCAAACCGACGCAAGAGAAGCGATCGATCGCGAAGCCTTGTGCGGCAAAGTACTCCGCCATTGGCCCACTCGTTTCGGCGGTGTACGGCGTCAGCACGCTGATACGCCGCGCGCCGAGCGTGTCGAGCGCAGTGACCGCGGCATTCGTTGGAGTGACCACTCGGGCGGATGGCTTCGCTGCATGAATTGCGCGCTCGATCTGCGCATCACCGATCATCACGGATGCCGACGTGCACGAATACATCACGACGTCGAGCGTTTCGTCGGGCAGGATCAGCGCCGCGGCCGCGGTCAGTGACGGTTGCATCGCGCGCAGATTGTCGGGCGTGACCGGGTTCGCATACGGCACGCGATTCACGTAGATGCCGATCCGCTCGCTCGCAACGAGTGCCGCGAAATCCGGCTCGCTGGTGTGATCGGTCGCGAGAATCACGAGGCCGATACGTTTTTCGAAAGCGCGTTCGATCAAATTCGGCGCGCGCTCGAACTGCCGAATAGTTATTTGCATCGTTCAATGTCCCGGAGCCGGAAAACGCTTTTCAAGGAGGCGCACACAGGCCACCGCGATCAGGCTGATGATCAGGAACAGCACGCCGACCAGCGTCATCGGCTCCAGATAGCGGTAATCCGTATTCGCGATGATCTTCGCCTGATTCATCAATTCGAGGACCGTGATCGCCGACAGCAACGGCGTTTCCTTGAACATCGAGATCAGGTAATTGGCGAGCGCCGGCACCATCGGCGGCACCGCTTCGGGCAGGATCACGTGCTGCCAGGTTTGCGCGGGGCTCAGATTGCAGGCCTTCGCGGCCTCCCATTGCCCGCGCGGAATGCTTTCGATGCCGGCACGATAGACCTCGGCCGCATATGTCGCGTAATGCACGCCGATTGCGAGCACACCGGCCGCGAGGGCCGGCATCCGGATGCCGATGTCGGGCAGCACGTAGAACACGAAATACAGCTGCACCAGCAGCGGCGTGCCGCGAATAAAGCTCGCAATCGCCGATGTGCCGCGCGACACCACGCGATTCGGTGCGAGCCGCAAGATGGCTATCACCATGCCGACCACGGCGGCCACTACCGCGCCCAGCAAGGTAGCCAGCACGGTGATCTCCAACCCTTGCAGCAGCAGCGGCAGAATCTCGCGCACGAAGCTCCAGTCCCATTCCATACGTCTATCTCCTGATGCGGTCGAGACCGAAACTCATCCGGCTTTCCAGCTTGCGCATACCGAACGAGATCAGACAGGCCATGCCGAAGTACAGCGCGAGAATCGTCGCGAACGGGATCAACGTATTGCCGGTTTGCGAGCGCACCACTTGCGCCTGGAAGGTCATGTCGCCGAGCGAAATCAGCGACACGACGGCCGTGCCCTTCAGCAGCTCGATCGCGTTGTTGCCGAAGGTGGGCAGCATCAGCGGCAAGGCCTGTGGCAGGATCACGTGCCGCATGCGCTGATAGCGGGAAAGATTCAACGCAATGCAGGCGCTGCGCTGCTCGTGGCCGATCGCGGCGACCGCGCCGCGCACCAATTCGGCGCCGTACGCGCCGACGTTAAGCCCAAGCGCGAGCACGCCGGCCTGCAGCGGCGTCAGCGTGAGGCCGGCCATCGGCAACACGAAGTACGCCCAGAACAGCTGCACGAAGATCGACGTGCCGCGAAAGAACTCGATATACGACGTGGCCAACGCGCGCACCACGAAGAAGCGCGACAGACGCCCGAGCCCCGCGACGAACGCCATGACGAGCGCGAGTACCGCGCCCATCAGCGTCAGTTCGACGGTTGTCCGCGCCCCCTGCAAAATCAGCTCCAAATAACCGGACCAGTGGTTCATCGACGCACCTCGCGCACAATGTATCGGGGGCCATGCGCGCGACCGTGCCGCGCGCATGGCGTGCTATCGCGGCCTCAGTTCTTCGCCGTGCACAGTTGTTCGCGGCTCGCCGACATCGCCGCCTTCGCCGAGAAGCCATAGGGCTCGACGATCTTCGCGAACTCGCCGGAATCCTTCATCTTCTTCAGCTCGACATCGAACGCATCGCGCAGCGCGGTGTCCTGCTTGCGGAACGCGACGCCGTCGCATTGCACCGGCGTGTTCTGCACCGGCGCGATCGAATCGAGGTTCGGGTCCTTCGCCTTTGAAAGCAGATCGGTGATCGAAAGAAGCGGCAACGCGAATGCGTCGATGCGGCCGTCCTGCAACATCTTCAGACCGCTTTGCCCGTCCGGCACGATGATCACGCGATCGGTCGGAATATTCGCGGCGGTCGCGAGCTTCTGCTCGGTCGTGCCGCCTTCCACACCGATCACAGCTTTCGGATCTTTCGCGATTTCCTCGTAGGTCTTGATGCTCTTCGTATTGCCTTTCTTGACCGCGAACGCTTCGACCGCGCACAGCACCGGCTGCGAATAGGCGACAGCCGCGCAACGCTGCGGCGTCATGAACAGCCCCGCCGCAATCGCGTCATGCCGCCCGGCCGCGAGGCCCGGAATCATCGCGCCATACTCGGAGACCGACGCGACGACGTCGTTGACGCCCAGCTTCTTGAACCCCGCGCGCGCGACATCGGGCGCCGCGCCCGTCACTTTGCCGTCCGCGCCGACTGCGGTGAACGGCGGTTCGTTCGCGATCGCGATGCGCGCGAAACCTTGCTGGCGCAGCTGCGTGAGCTTGTCGTCGGCGGCATATGCGAGGCTCGCGAGCGTCAGCAGAGACAACCCTCCCGCAATCAGAATCCCCTTCAGCTTCATGATCTCTGGCTCCTTTGGCGTAGTGGTATGACGTAGTAGTGGGTGATGTGCAGCATGGAAAAACAATCTGTTGCGGCTCGGCTCAGATTCGATGCCCCGCGGCGAGGATCTTGCGCAGGAAGGTCTGGGTCCGCTCATGCACGGGATGAGTGAAGATGTCCTCGGGCTTGCCTTCCTCGACGATCCTGCCGCGATCGAAGAACAGCACGCGGTCGGCGAAATCGTGCGCGAAGCCCATTTCGTGCGTGACGAGCAGCATCGTCATATCGGTTTCGCGCGCGAGCCGCTGCATCACGTTCAGGACTTCCTCGACGAGTTCGGGGTCGAGCGCGGACGTCACTTCGTCGAACAGCATGATTCGCGGCGCGAGTGCGAGCGCCCGCGCGATCGCCACGCGCTGCTTCTGGCCGCCCGACAGTTGCGCGGGACGGCTTTTCGCCTTGTCGGCCATGCCGACCATGTCGAGCAGCTCTAGCGCGCGTTTCTCCGCCGACTCGCGGCTCTCGCCCTTCGTCAGCATTGGGGCGAGCGTCACGTTGTCGAGCACGCTCTTGTGCGGAAACAGATTGAAGTGCTGAAACACCATGCCGATCTTCTCGCGCATCTTCTGCAGATGCCTTTCGTTCGCGGGCACCATCTGGCCGCCGCGCGGCATATGAAACAGTTGTTCGCCGTCCACCTCGATATGGCCGCCATCGATCGTCTCGAGCGTCATCAGGATGCGCAGGATCGTCGTCTTGCCCGATCCCGACGGACCGATCAGCGCCAGTTTCTCGCCGGGCATCACGTCGAGCGATAGTTCGTCGAGCACGGTCAGCGCGCCATATCGTTTCGTGATCCGGTCGAGTCGGATCAATGGCTTATTCGCGGGGCTTTGGTCACGGCGCGCCTGAGTGCCTGCGGGCGTGGCCGTGCGTTCGGAGGAAAGACTTGCCGGGGCGATGCCTGAAGCGCTCAGTAGATCGGTAACTCGCGCAGTGTTCATATCGATTCGATCCCGTTCGTCGTACGTGATTTGACTCAATGGAATGCGGCTGCGGCGCCGGAAATGCCAGTGATGCGGACCAGAATACGCAGCCATATTTGCAAACCGGATTGCTCTAGAACAATTCTTTTTTTCCGCGCGGCCAAAGGCGGGCGAAGGGTGCACCGCAACAAGACCGCAGCATGCGTTGATAACGTCACTGACATTGAACTAGCACATTCGGAGGCGTTTTTTCGCGGCATTAGACTGCGGCGAGAAATACCCGTGGCGCCGCATTCACGTGCACCGTGCGCCACCTCCCGCAACGACGTCACGCTCAGAGAGAGGGGAAGATGTCAGATACGACGCAACAGGAATCGCGAATTGAGGTGCCCGTCGTGCGCCTGCCGTTCGAACGCGACGAATATGCCGCGCGTCTTGCCAAGACGCGCAAGGCCATGCAGGCGGCCGGCATCGAGCTATTGATCGTGTCGGACCCGACCAATATGGCCTGGCTCACCGGCTATGACGGCTGGTCGTTTTACGTGCATCAGTGCGTGCTGCTCGCGCTCGATGGCGAGCCGGTCTGGTTCGGCCGCGGTCAGGACGCGAATGGTGCAAAGCGCACCGTCTTCATGCAGCACGATCAGATCGTCGGCTATCCGGACCACTACGTGCAATCCACCGCGCGGCATCCGATGGACTATCTCGCGCGCGAGGTGATCGCGGCGCGCGGCTGGGCCAACGCGAAGATCGGCGTCGAAATGGACAACTACTATTTCAGCGCCGCCGCTTATCGCTCGCTCGTCGCGCATCTGCCGGACGCTAAATGGCAGGACGCGACCGGCCTCGTCAACTGGCAACGCGCGGTCAAATCGCTACGCGAGATCGAGTACATGCGCGTGGCCGCGCGCATCGTCGAGAAGATGCACGCGCATATCCTCGAGCGAATCGAGCCGGGCATGCGCAAGAATGACCTCGTCGCGGAGATCTACTCGGCAGGCATTACCGGCATCGACGGTCATGGCGGCGACTATCCGGCGATCGTGCCGCTACTGCCGACCGGCGCCGACGCGGCCGCGCCGCATCTGACCTGGGACGACACGCCGTTCGCGAAGGACGCCGGCACGTTCTTCGAAATCGCCGGCTGCTTCAAGCGCTATCACTGCCCGCAGTCGCGCACCGTGTATCTGGGCAAGCCGCCGAAGCATTTCATCGAGGGCGAGCGCGCGGTGGTCGAAGGAATCGAGGCCGGTCTTGCCGCGGCGAAACCGGGCAATACCTGCGAGGACATCGCTAATGCGTTTTTCGCGGTG encodes the following:
- the ehuB gene encoding ectoine/hydroxyectoine ABC transporter substrate-binding protein EhuB, producing the protein MKLKGILIAGGLSLLTLASLAYAADDKLTQLRQQGFARIAIANEPPFTAVGADGKVTGAAPDVARAGFKKLGVNDVVASVSEYGAMIPGLAAGRHDAIAAGLFMTPQRCAAVAYSQPVLCAVEAFAVKKGNTKSIKTYEEIAKDPKAVIGVEGGTTEQKLATAANIPTDRVIIVPDGQSGLKMLQDGRIDAFALPLLSITDLLSKAKDPNLDSIAPVQNTPVQCDGVAFRKQDTALRDAFDVELKKMKDSGEFAKIVEPYGFSAKAAMSASREQLCTAKN
- the ehuC gene encoding ectoine/hydroxyectoine ABC transporter permease subunit EhuC, coding for MNHWSGYLELILQGARTTVELTLMGAVLALVMAFVAGLGRLSRFFVVRALATSYIEFFRGTSIFVQLFWAYFVLPMAGLTLTPLQAGVLALGLNVGAYGAELVRGAVAAIGHEQRSACIALNLSRYQRMRHVILPQALPLMLPTFGNNAIELLKGTAVVSLISLGDMTFQAQVVRSQTGNTLIPFATILALYFGMACLISFGMRKLESRMSFGLDRIRR
- a CDS encoding extracellular catalytic domain type 2 short-chain-length polyhydroxyalkanoate depolymerase, which codes for MKAALCICITALSMPSAGCYAESASYPPLPALNIDISQTSVSGLSAGGFMAVQLAVAYSSIIKGVGVVAAGPYYCSRNSLLIATTRCSCTIRPASACRVSPDSTNVPRLVSMAKTFSASRLIDDVASIMGQRIVTISGAKDATVPAPIVAQLQAFYAALGVPAQNMTQIGIADAGHTMPTIDYGVACAKSESPFIGKCDVDGAKQILGWIYGPAPLAPPAAATPSGRFIRFDQSRYLPASQPASILRRTGMDATGWLYVPSTCNAGAPCRLQVALHGCRQGQAYVPLGSPTGLSYGTTFVRHAGYTQWADNNRIVVLYPQAVSIPITNPNGCWDWWGYTGRHFADQQGVQMRAIRNMIERLTSGASH
- the ehuD gene encoding ectoine/hydroxyectoine ABC transporter permease subunit EhuD, whose product is MEWDWSFVREILPLLLQGLEITVLATLLGAVVAAVVGMVIAILRLAPNRVVSRGTSAIASFIRGTPLLVQLYFVFYVLPDIGIRMPALAAGVLAIGVHYATYAAEVYRAGIESIPRGQWEAAKACNLSPAQTWQHVILPEAVPPMVPALANYLISMFKETPLLSAITVLELMNQAKIIANTDYRYLEPMTLVGVLFLIISLIAVACVRLLEKRFPAPGH
- the eutA gene encoding ectoine utilization protein EutA; amino-acid sequence: MQITIRQFERAPNLIERAFEKRIGLVILATDHTSEPDFAALVASERIGIYVNRVPYANPVTPDNLRAMQPSLTAAAALILPDETLDVVMYSCTSASVMIGDAQIERAIHAAKPSARVVTPTNAAVTALDTLGARRISVLTPYTAETSGPMAEYFAAQGFAIDRFSCVGLTDDREMARISHDDIVAFAREATARDSDALFISCTAVRAARIIARIEEATAKPVVSSNLATAWMCLRLCGENDARPEQGRLMTLPLLMR
- the doeA gene encoding ectoine hydrolase DoeA (DoeA (degradation of ectoine A) is also called EutD (ectoine utilization D).) codes for the protein MSDTTQQESRIEVPVVRLPFERDEYAARLAKTRKAMQAAGIELLIVSDPTNMAWLTGYDGWSFYVHQCVLLALDGEPVWFGRGQDANGAKRTVFMQHDQIVGYPDHYVQSTARHPMDYLAREVIAARGWANAKIGVEMDNYYFSAAAYRSLVAHLPDAKWQDATGLVNWQRAVKSLREIEYMRVAARIVEKMHAHILERIEPGMRKNDLVAEIYSAGITGIDGHGGDYPAIVPLLPTGADAAAPHLTWDDTPFAKDAGTFFEIAGCFKRYHCPQSRTVYLGKPPKHFIEGERAVVEGIEAGLAAAKPGNTCEDIANAFFAVLHKYGIEKNSRCGYPIGASYPPDWGERTMSLRPGDKTVLEPGMTFHFMPGLWLDDWGLEITESILITRTGVETFCRTPRKLFVKP
- the ehuA gene encoding ectoine/hydroxyectoine ABC transporter ATP-binding protein EhuA — its product is MNTARVTDLLSASGIAPASLSSERTATPAGTQARRDQSPANKPLIRLDRITKRYGALTVLDELSLDVMPGEKLALIGPSGSGKTTILRILMTLETIDGGHIEVDGEQLFHMPRGGQMVPANERHLQKMREKIGMVFQHFNLFPHKSVLDNVTLAPMLTKGESRESAEKRALELLDMVGMADKAKSRPAQLSGGQKQRVAIARALALAPRIMLFDEVTSALDPELVEEVLNVMQRLARETDMTMLLVTHEMGFAHDFADRVLFFDRGRIVEEGKPEDIFTHPVHERTQTFLRKILAAGHRI